Proteins encoded in a region of the Raphanus sativus cultivar WK10039 chromosome 8, ASM80110v3, whole genome shotgun sequence genome:
- the LOC108819249 gene encoding LOW QUALITY PROTEIN: uncharacterized protein LOC108819249 (The sequence of the model RefSeq protein was modified relative to this genomic sequence to represent the inferred CDS: inserted 1 base in 1 codon), protein MVDLSTLSPTEITVMGSVFCVLLSMHFTMQLISQHLFYWKNPKQQRAILFIVLMAPVYAVSSFLGLLDAKGSKPLFMFLNAVKXCYEALVIAKFLELMYSYINISMSGMTIPDEIKGREIHHSFPMTLFVPRTTHLDHRTLTQLKHWTWQFCVIRPVCSFLMIALQLLGVYPPWLSWIFTVILNVSVSLALYSLVKFFHVFAKELEPHKPLTKFMCIQGIVFFCFWQGVVLEVLVGLGLVKTHHFWLEVEQLGEALQNVLVVLEMIVFSVMQQYAFHVAPYSGETEAKMRMSKRD, encoded by the exons ATGGTTGACTTGTCAACTCTATCTCCTACGGAGATCACGGTGATGGGATCCGTGTTCTGCGTTTTGCTCTCTATGCACTTCACGATGCAGCTCATCTCCCAGCATCTATTCTACTGGAAGAACCCTAAACAACAGAGAGCCATTCTCTTCATTGTACTCATGGCTCCTGTTTACGCTGTCAGCTCGTTTTTGGGCTTGCTTGATGCTAAAGGAAGCAAACCCTTGTTCATGTTCTTAAACGCCGTTA ATTGCTATGAGGCACTT GTCATTGCTAAGTTCTTGGAGTTGATGTATAGCTACATCAACATATCGATGAGTGGAATGACTATCCCTGATGAGATCAAAGGGAGAGAGATCCACCATTCGTTTCCAATGACGCTATTCGTTCCTCGGACAACGCATCTCGATCACCGCACGCTGACACAGCTCAAGCATTGGACGTGGCAGTTCTGTGTTATCCGCCCTGTGTGTTCCTTCTTGATGATAGCGCTGCAGCTTCTTGGGGTTTATCCACCGTGGTTGAGCTGGATCTTCACCGTTATTCTGAACGTCTCGGTGTCACTGGCTTTGTATTCTTTGGTGAAGTTCTTCCATGTTTTTGCTAAAGAGCTGGAGCCTCATAAGCCCCTTACGAAGTTCATGTGCATTCAAGGGATTGTCTTCTTCTGCTTTTGGCAG GGAGTAGTGCTGGAGGTATTGGTGGGGTTGGGGTTAGTTAAGACGCATCATTTCTGGTTGGAGGTGGAGCAGCTTGGGGAAGCTCTGCAAAACGTGCTTGTGGTTCTTGAGATGATCGTCTTCTCCGTTATGCAGCAATACGCTTTTCACGTTGCTCCCTACAGTGGAGAAACCGAAGCTAAGATGAGAATGAGCAAGAGGGATTGA